In Procambarus clarkii isolate CNS0578487 chromosome 5, FALCON_Pclarkii_2.0, whole genome shotgun sequence, the following are encoded in one genomic region:
- the LOC123762739 gene encoding uncharacterized protein isoform X2 codes for MTVMTAPSLKKPNASEPPDHEGNVANNAVKTSVVAWVLLLTYCLLLFVAVFGLWLVAINFGSPVEPSPKPPVTSPPSNTTPSTYDNPYLNYGHKHDSSALRKMQSLEYKTFVSTSYRYANYGLNPKLYVVLPCGACVIASGIIILGGLFSRRVFATTASLHTSSVLWLLTLVTTLVYNANANKINNERLLPGGVCLGDWGTRSPAGAPQPSGCGVDVGAAAPEDWLAKPAAASAFYSGCLTAPSQDDSGSVPDHKLLQVVDVIWGTRLQNQPGLLVLLRRPLP; via the exons ATGACGGTAATGACGGCTCCATCTCTTAAGAAGCCCAACGCCAGTGAACCCCCAGACCACGAAG GAAATGTTGCAAATAATGCAGTCAAGACGAGTGTCGTTGCCTGGGTCTTGCTCCTCACCTACTGTTTGCTCTTG TTCGTGGCAGTGTTCGGACTGTGGTTGGTAGCAATAAATTTCGGGTCACCAGTGGAACCGTCACCAAAACCACCAGTGACCTCCCCGCCCTCAAACACCACGCCCAGCACCTATGACAACCCCTACTTAAACTATGGGCACAA ACACGATTCCTCCGCCCTGAGGAAGATGCAATCGCTTGAATACAAGACCTTCGTCAGCACCTCCTACCGCTACGCCAACTATGGTTTGAACCCCAAACTATACGTGGTCTTGCCCTGCGGTGCTTGCGTCATAGCTTCGGGAATAATCATCCTGGGTGGCCTCTTCTCCAGGAGGGTCTTTGCTACCACTGCT AGCCTGCACACGTCGTCAGTGCTGTGGCTGCTGACGCTGGTGACAACGCTAGTGTACAATGCCAACGCCAACAAAATTAACAATGAGAGACTTCTTCCTGGTGGCGTCTGCCTGGGTGATTGGGGTACACGCAGCCCTGCTGGTGCTCCTCAGCCTTCAG GTTGTGGTGTCGATGTGGGAGCTGCGGCGCCAGAAGACTGGCTGGCCAAGCCTGCAGCTGCATCAGCTTTTTACTCAGGGTGCCTTACTGCTCCTAGCCAGGACG ACTCTGGTAGTGTACCTGACCATAAACTTCTACAAGTCGTGGATGTTATTTGGGGTACCAGACTACAAAACCAACCTGGGCTACTGGTCCTCCTCCGTCGTCCGTTACCCTGA